DNA sequence from the Candidatus Woesearchaeota archaeon genome:
AATCTCATTGAACCTATTTTTGAAAAAACTTTTATTTATGATTCTTATGCAAATAGAAAAGGTAAAGGTACATTAAAAGCTATAAAAAGATTTGATGAGTTTAAAAGAATAATAAGCCAAAATGGAAGAACTCCTAAAAGCGCAAAAGAAGAGTCTATGGTTTTAGGATATATCTTTAAAGCAGATATCAAACATTACTTTGATAGTGTAAATCATCAAATTTTACTAAAAATTATTAAGAGAAAAATAAATGACAAAAATACCCTATTCCTCATCGAAAAAATATTAAATAATTTTAATACTAAAATTAAAGAAAAAGGAATGCCTTTAGGAAACTTAACTTCTCAGTTCTTTGCAAATGTTTATCTTAATGAACTAGATTATTTCATAAAACATAAACTTAAAGCAAAATATTACATAAGATATGTTGATGATTTTGTAATCTTACATTCAAATAAAGAACTCTTGGAAGAATACAAAACTAAAATTGGTTATTATCTTAAAAATCTAGATTTAGAATTGCATCCAGAAAAGTCTAAAATCTTTCCTTTACACAAAGGGGTAAGCTTTTTAGGTTATAGAATCTTCTACTATCATAAACTATTAAGAAAAAGAAATCTTACTCAATTTAAAAGAAAATTTGAAAGTTTAAAGCAAGACTTAGAGCAAGGACTAATAGCCCACGAAACCTTTTTAGGGAGTATTGAAGGATGGCTAGGTTATGCAAGGTGGGCAAATACTTATAAATTTAGAAGACAAATT
Encoded proteins:
- a CDS encoding group II intron reverse transcriptase domain-containing protein, giving the protein MKSYKNLYSKICSIQNLELAFKKAKKGKSSLFYIKDFLKNKDLELQRLKSELESKEYLPRHLEKFIIRDPKTRVIHSSHFRDRIVHHALVNLIEPIFEKTFIYDSYANRKGKGTLKAIKRFDEFKRIISQNGRTPKSAKEESMVLGYIFKADIKHYFDSVNHQILLKIIKRKINDKNTLFLIEKILNNFNTKIKEKGMPLGNLTSQFFANVYLNELDYFIKHKLKAKYYIRYVDDFVILHSNKELLEEYKTKIGYYLKNLDLELHPEKSKIFPLHKGVSFLGYRIFYYHKLLRKRNLTQFKRKFESLKQDLEQGLIAHETFLGSIEGWLGYARWANTYKFRRQIIKEVNNVSNNL